In Eucalyptus grandis isolate ANBG69807.140 chromosome 4, ASM1654582v1, whole genome shotgun sequence, the following proteins share a genomic window:
- the LOC120292535 gene encoding protein Ycf2-like, which yields MEDLEEEEPEEEELEEESKDDLDDDPEPRTPAKRTSRAITWGRVSTRIGTQGRDRTQVQASASGVAPPPVGVGVEGPVDSKIKGIMRVLEVMGNIMDQQFFDGRREGPVPEEDVPQFVIEEAFGEVTADPKDGAVEDAKDLVLRSEPESPVYSIEDSIECEVEEEAIKQEEEPEEDQGMEDPEEEEREEEELEEESEDDLDDDPEYDPDED from the exons ATGGAAGATCTCGAAGAAGAGGagcctgaagaagaagagttggagGAAGAATCGAAGGATGATTTAGATGATGATCCG GAGCCGAGAACTCCTGCCAAGAGGACCAGTAGGGCTATAACTTGGGGTAGAGTGTCGACCAGGATTGGTACTCAAGGCAGAGATAGGACACAGGTACAGGCTAGTGccagtggagtagcaccacctcctgttggtgTTGGGGTAGAAGGCCCCGTTGATTCCAAGATAAAAGGGATCATGCGGGTGTTGGAAGTTATGGGAAACATAATGGATCAGCAG TTCTTCGATGGACGAAGAGAGGGTCCCGTGCCGGAAGAGGACGTGCCACAATTCGTTATAGAAGAAGCTTTTGGTGAGGTCACAGCAGACCCTAAGGACGGAGCAGTAGAAGATGCTAAGGATCTCGTACTCAGGAGTGAGCCAGAATCTCCTGTGTACTCGATTGAGGACTCTATCGAGTGTGAAGTGGAAGAAGAAGCTATCAAGCAGGAGGAGGAACCGGAAGAGGACCAAGGGATGGAAGATCCCGAAGAAGAGGagcgtgaagaagaagagttggagGAAGAATCGGAGGATGATTTAGATGATGATCCGgagtatgacccggatgaggactga